The nucleotide sequence TTCAAGAGTTTAAAGTGGTTGAATTGCATTTGTCACATTTCACTGAAGATCAGTGGAATGACCTTATGTTGTGCTTATTGTGTTCTTATACCGTAGTGAAATGAGCTCATGTGATTCCCACCTTTGGtgaatttatttactaatataaaattttgtatatacaattaccAGTACATGCTgttatgacagttttttttttttacattgaggACCCCATTTCCCTGCTCATATGATTGACATTGCAAAGGAATTTGATACATTAGCACTGTTTCTACTTatgctttttttattaaagatccTAGCAGTAAGTACAAAGAGCCATTTCGTTTTTTAGTTGGTAATgtcatttaacatttattatataagtAATGCCTCTGTAGAAAACagtcatttcatatataatacggtattaatattttgagaataAGGTCAGTATTTCTTTGTGTTAAATCTCAATTCAGTATGATAATTGTGTAATATCAACAGAAAGTAAAATCAACAGCAGGGTGTGCTAATTTATAATTGTGATTATAAATCTGTGGAAGGCATTCCCTTCAAGTTTTGATTGTGCcaacatacatacaatatgtacTCTTTATATTGTAATTGTCGCACatatatctgaaaatttttctttattaattttaactCTTATATCACAGAaacattttttcaagaatttggGAGCTATCTTCACATTTGCCTTCCTTGGAACAACGATATCGACTTTTGTTGTTGGGTACGTACAAGTCTCTGATCATTGTTGGTTCACATATCGTTACTGTCTGATTCTTTATTGCAAAGGTTGATTATGGTCTCTGGCAAGTGTGCAGTTTGAATATACttgaagtttttcattcttttctttcagaGGTTTGGTGTACGGATTCCTGTGGCTTATAGGCTCTTCATATTCCTTCATAGACTGCTTGTTATTTGGAGCTCTGATATCTGCCACAGATCCTGTCACTGTACTGGCAATTTTCTCAGACCTCCATGTAGATGTTAATTTGTATGCCCTTGTCTTTGGGGAGGCTGTACTGAATGATGCAGTTGCCATAGTTTTATCAGGGTAAGTTACTGTACAACTGGGATACCTTGCAGAAGAGTCATCAACCTGGCCCTGAGGGTAaccttttcagttaattttttgttgtttgttagtgtatcatgtttttactttattcaaaatCACATAGTGTACAAAGAATGCTTAAGAATTATGCTTTTTCTAAGGGtttattataaatcatttaaatCTATGATGACATAGCAGTGATGACATGGAGTTATTTAGTTGTAGTTATTTAATGTTTCCTCTGTACAtggtttctgtctctctctgattgtCTCTGTTTTGATTGAAAGATGGGGCCAGTAGAAGGTATTCCTGTTAAGTCAGGAAGGCTGAGGGAAAGTGTGAGAGATACAGGTGAGTTAGTCTAAAAGTTGTGTGGTTAAAGTTAGTGCAACAGGTAAAAAGCTGTGATGATCCAGGGAAAGAAGATTGTGAGGGTAAAAAAAGAGTTTGTGAGAAAATTATTCTGTTGGCAAATTTtggagaatgagaaagaatgtCTACGCTTAGAAATTGGATTGCAAAGACGGGTGATTGAGGAAGAAATTCTGTATTGTTGGTAGATGTAGAGTGCCATAAGTGATTGAGAATGGAAACATATATGGCAATGAAGAGCTCTTGATTGGTAAAGTTACTTTGGTTCAagaaagtattttcaaaattgtTCTTTGGAATAAAATAGAGTTGAAAAAGTTTGTTAGATTAATTGTTATTGCACAGTGAGTTGAAAAACTAGTTGATGGATTCACTGGTGAGAAAagaattcatcattatcattaatgattttatatcaGCTTTTCCCATTGCAGGGTTAGACTTGAATTGAATTTTCCCTTTGCCCCATTTCCATGATTTCTAAGCCTTCCCACAATTATTTATCCTGCTACATTTCTGACTAGGGTTTCCTTGTCCCTTCTCATCATGTCTAAAACATCAGTTTGTTTTTCAGTCATTGGACACCACATCTCTCTACCACCATGTGTAATGTTATCTTCATTCCATGGTCTGGTCATGAATTTTGTTCTTACAGTTATAAATTTTACACGTTTTTTTCCTTGGCCTTTCCTACTGTACATCCAATGTTTTCAAACATTCCCAAGTAATCTTAAGTCCTCCTTTCAGTACttctcctttccattttttttatttccatactttttttgtggtcacatttcttcatttaacaggttttcagttttatttgatcATTTCGTCAATGACCTCATTCCCAGGTGCTTTTAGTAAATCATTTGTTATTCCAGATTGTTTGGAGACTGATCCACTTTTCAAATTCCCAAGGATCTCTTAATTTCCCTATGTTTTATACTTGTTCTTCTTCAAAGATATCTGCAAAACTACATGAGTTGTTCTAGTATTACTTATTTTTCAACTTAATTCCTGTATCTTATTCTTTTGTATACTCAGTTCCTTTTGCAAAAAAGAGGACTTGGAGATATTTCTGATCATAACTGTTGAAGCAGAAGTAAAATAGAATGTGGTTTTAGTTTCAGGGGGGAAAGTTTAGAATGTAATGCTATagtaagaaatatgaattttatttataatgatcagGTAGATGGAAACATGTCCTGGATTAAAGGCACGAAAGTAAAAGGACAATTGGTAGCACTCAGGGTTTCATATTTGGCACCCTCTAACATTTTTAAGAAGATGAGAATATTTGCATTGTGAAGACTAGGATTAGTAGATTTAAagtaaagtacaggcagtccccggttgtcagtggggttccgtttctgagggtgtgatgataaccgaaaatcgctgctaactgaaaattggtgatttttggaacttttttttcggcgattttcggggcttatcggcgccgaaaagcgctgattttcggttattggcgcctctgttaggtatgtatcggcgctgatgagcggaaatcggcgattttcggcgctgaaaattgacGAGCtctgtcgctagacaagcaccataaaaccagatcgccgttaaccaagcccaccgttaaccagggactgcctgtatatggtaAACTGTAAGTATACATTATACCTCAACAATCAATAATTTTGTAGGGCAATAGAAGGTTACGGCAGCAACAGCGGAGGATTTGAGACATCAGCCTTCTTCAAGGCCATTTGGGATTTTCTGGTGACCTTCAGTATGTCTCTCTTCATTGGGTCCTTCATGGGCTGCATCACAGCAATTATCACGAAATTCACCCGCCTCAAAGACTTCCCCAACTTGGAAACATCACTGTTTTTCCTCATGTCGTACTCGACTTTCCTCATGGCTGAAGCGGCCGACTTAACGGGtgagatttctttttaaaatagtcttatgtttttgtatttgagGAGAATTTCAAATGTTCAGCGAACTTTATTAAAACTGCAGACCAGTAATCCAAGCATTTATGCAATAGATCTGTATGACTTATTTTTTGTGTGAGTGTACAGCAGCTATATTAGTTTTTCTGGAGGTACTATATTGTCACGTTTTGtaataagatacaattaacatttTATGTATCACAAGATTTTTTCCTGGTCATCCTTATGCTAGCAAGAACAGTCTAAtgatataagtgataaaattttaGCTAtacatttaccttttatttgcacaGGAATCGTTGCAGTGCTCTTCTGTGGAATATGTCAAGCACACTACACGTACAACAACTTGTCAGTCGAAAGTCAAATGGCAACTAAAACGCTCTTTGatctttttaactttctttctGAGAACTTCATTTTCTCCTACATTGGAGTGTCCATGTTTACATTTGACCATCACAAGTGGGATGTTGGTTTCATCTGCATTGCCTTTGTTGCCATAATCGTTGGTCGATTTATGAACATTTATCCGCTCTCCCTCTTACTTAACATTGGACGTCGTCCCAAAATCCCTGTCAACTTCATGAACATGTTGTTTTTCTCAGGTAAGagtttgcctttttatttttgtatccatgCAGGGAGAGGGTATTCTTAGTCTTCCATTGTTAGCACAAGAAAAGTTCTGTACTGCTTTTATACACTGAATAATTTCAATTAACCATAAACTACTTGATTCCTGCCATTAGTTGCTGCTCAAGATGCAGTAATACCAATAATGTATGCCATGATAAACACTGAACTTAGTTTTTCATTACCATATTTGCTGACATGTGTGTTCTTTTTTATTGCACAAATAGTTCAAGGAAAATCATCCCCTTGAGCCTTGTCTGGCCTTGTAAAAGTTACAGTATCAGAAATGAATGTTAACATAATGGCCTGACCTATTCACCAGTTTAGGCAAAGACTGCTGCTTTAATTAGAGAAAGAGGCCAAAATTTTCAGGCTTCAGTTCAAATGAATCTATACTGTAATTGGAAGAGCTTTTAGGGTTTGACTAAAggggtgttttaattttttccttagtaTGCCTCCAAAATTTAAGTGTTTCTTGTATGCCAGCAAGTATAGTAATTGCTTGTGATTAACTGTCAACCCATTTTTACAGCATGTAAAAGGCTTTTAAGgtttctctgttttcttgtaaTTGGAGTGGGTCATTAATTGGTAACATTCTAGGAAGTTTCTCTTAAAAGATCTGCCAACGAACCTGATCCCCTTGTACAGTATTCATGTATTCATAAATTGACCCCctggttttgtatttaataaatcaTTGGTTTGCAAATCCTTTTGCATTTGGTTTAAATTGTTAACCATATATCCACATATAATGTATTTCAGTCAGGAGATTGTGACCTGCTAGTTgcaagaatttattttccttagtaTAGTGTACCACTATTCATCTCTTACTTGCTTCtatcattattttctcatcaATCTCCAGACGATTATATGTGACAACAGCTGTTTAAGTAGCGAACGTAAACATTTGAAATTTTCTTCCGTAAGTATATTTGGATAGGTGTTAACACTTCAAGCCAAAGCATAAGGCAGTGGTTTGTATATGCAAACCCTAAAATTTctcataaataaagtaaatttttaccCTTAGGTTTACGTGGTGCTATTGCGTTTGCATTGGCAATCCGTAACACAAGCAGTGATTCGAGAAAGGCAATACTCACCACTACGTCTCTTATCGTCATTGTCACTGTTATTCTTTGTGGCGGATTAACTACCCAAGTATTATCATGGCTCGGGATACCGTGAGTAATACCTTTTCATGTAGATTTTTTGGTTCATTATCTTCTCTTGTAGTTCTTTATGTAATAGATTTTAGTGCCTATAAATTACGTTGCAGttgttttaccctttttttttctgaacagtGGTATTCTTACCCGCATATTAtgactacagtatttattttcaaattttcattgcATGAATTTCTCAGTCAAGAAATTCTTTTGGTGTGGAAGAGTCAGTTACGAAAAAGGTTGTTGATCGTTTCTGTATatttaaatctttgaaatattctgGAGAATTACTCTCTTCATCTGTTAACTTGGGCCATGTGATTATTTCTTCACTTAATTTAGTCCAATTCAGTTATTCCAAAATTCAGTTAATATccagtttttaaataatatttgttgaAGATTTATTGAGCTCTTCACTTCTATCAACTTTTTCAAACCTAATGGAAAGAGATCTAATAGTTTAGTTCAGCTTGCTGAATTTCTCTTCAAGAATTAAAGTAGTGCCTAGTTTTGCTGTTGTAAGTCCTTTTCTTCATTCCAGTCATTGAAGTTCTGTGTTGCTCGTATCTGTATTTAGATTAGGTGCAGCATATGTTGTCTCCATGCTTGGTTGGATTCATGTAGTCAGTGACCTTTCTCCCAATTGTGTTTCTCTCCAATGCCAAGTGCTACTTTGTCCTCTCCATGGCTACTATTTTGCCTACTGTTCTGTTGAACTCAAggaaaaactccctcaacctCTCAGGGGGACCTTGTGAATCCCATCAAGTCACCTTTTCCAACCTTTGCATTCTAAATGCTCTGTTCTGCCAGTCTTTGGGATTCTCTTTCCTGGTTCGTTTTCCCCTGACTTTTATTACCGTCCATCGTTCACGAGGATAAAGGTCTTTTACTTTCCTcccttttttcttgtcttttcccTGCAAGGGATACCACCTAAATACTTTTTGGGGTAAACTGGTGGTGGTACTAGAGGTTCTTTGTActgccccccctctccccctgaTGTACAgtattgctttctgccttttatttctcatttgtttcctttggtttcttcttacttggctgtccaacttctttacttTGTTCCAGTTTCCTCCTTTCATCGAAGAAAAAACCCTGTAATCAGCCCTAAAGGAGTTCTGAAATGTATCTCACTGGTCATAATAAACTGTTTtctgatagtaataataatcataataataataacagcattaataataataataataataagctttggAATAGATACCTAAATACAGTGTAACAGGAATTAAAATCACACGAGAGATATTTATGCTTGAATTTATAAATCGATAAGTCATGCTTTAGTTAAGTAATACTAAGAAAGAATGgagaaataattatgtattacAGTGCATTATTCCATTTCAGTGGTGTATTCCTATTCTTATTCTtactgttagtctagttcagtttACAATATAGAATAGGTAGTATGGCCTTCCTACGCTCTTAACGTGTCTCTCTATAACCCTTGGCAGTGTTGATGTTGAGGATGAAGAGACACGCCATTTGAACAACTTCCAGCCCATCAGAAATGTGAGTAGGAGTGGATTTTTGTCAGGCATTTTGTAAGCAGCAGAAATAGCTTATAGAAATTATGTCTT is from Macrobrachium rosenbergii isolate ZJJX-2024 chromosome 10, ASM4041242v1, whole genome shotgun sequence and encodes:
- the Nhe3 gene encoding sodium/hydrogen exchanger 7 isoform X5, with translation MAGEHHVGVLAISFTSLLHYASAKASLGTDIALDEKYWVTHRIDSLNILLYTFLLILTVVTIWIFKYRRARYLHETGLAVIYGLIVGAILRYSGDRTSLSHMVVVPENDSKYTDNVPPDTLWLRYAGAKASQNRTYGYSFKGEIPESLENEIVQKATFDPEIFFNILLPPIIFSAGYSLKRKHFFKNLGAIFTFAFLGTTISTFVVGGLVYGFLWLIGSSYSFIDCLLFGALISATDPVTVLAIFSDLHVDVNLYALVFGEAVLNDAVAIVLSGAIEGYGSNSGGFETSAFFKAIWDFLVTFSMSLFIGSFMGCITAIITKFTRLKDFPNLETSLFFLMSYSTFLMAEAADLTGIVAVLFCGICQAHYTYNNLSVESQMATKTLFDLFNFLSENFIFSYIGVSMFTFDHHKWDVGFICIAFVAIIVGRFMNIYPLSLLLNIGRRPKIPVNFMNMLFFSGLRGAIAFALAIRNTSSDSRKAILTTTSLIVIVTVILCGGLTTQVLSWLGIPVDVEDEETRHLNNFQPIRNDYKSIDDSRGPGSEDGGESDSCNQTSSMFEKAWLFRVWSQFDVRFMKPFLTNSRPTLLDTLPICCAPLARLLTTTDQLTQDHDPLNDDMPLDDSLISSGGVRTSIDTGRQVDSTTLAPWH
- the Nhe3 gene encoding sodium/hydrogen exchanger 6 isoform X6, with protein sequence MAGEHHVGVLAISFTSLLHYASAKASLGTDIALDEKYWVTHRIDSLNILLYTFLLILTVVTIWIFKYRRARYLHETGLAVIYGLIVGAILRYSGDRTSLSHMVVVPENDSKYTDNVPPDTLWLRYAGAKASQNRTYGYSFKGEIPESLENEIVQKATFDPEIFFNILLPPIIFSAGYSLKRKHFFKNLGAIFTFAFLGTTISTFVVGGLVYGFLWLIGSSYSFIDCLLFGALISATDPVTVLAIFSDLHVDVNLYALVFGEAVLNDAVAIVLSGAIEGYGSNSGGFETSAFFKAIWDFLVTFSMSLFIGSFMGCITAIITKFTRLKDFPNLETSLFFLMSYSTFLMAEAADLTGIVAVLFCGICQAHYTYNNLSVESQMATKTLFDLFNFLSENFIFSYIGVSMFTFDHHKWDVGFICIAFVAIIVGRFMNIYPLSLLLNIGRRPKIPVNFMNMLFFSGLRGAIAFALAIRNTSSDSRKAILTTTSLIVIVTVILCGGLTTQVLSWLGIPVDVEDEETRHLNNFQPIRNDYKSIDDSRGPGSEDGGESDSCNQTSSMFEKAWLFRVWSQFDVRFMKPFLTNSRPTLLDTLPICCAPLARLLTTTDQLTQDHDPLNDDMPLDDSLISSGGVRTSIDTGRQCPRVV
- the Nhe3 gene encoding sodium/hydrogen exchanger 6 isoform X8; translation: MAGEHHVGVLAISFTSLLHYASAKASLGTDIALDEKYWVTHRIDSLNILLYTFLLILTVVTIWIFKYRRARYLHETGLAVIYGLIVGAILRYSGDRTSLSHMVVVPENDSKYTDNVPPDTLWLRYAGAKASQNRTYGYSFKGEIPESLENEIVQKATFDPEIFFNILLPPIIFSAGYSLKRKHFFKNLGAIFTFAFLGTTISTFVVGGLVYGFLWLIGSSYSFIDCLLFGALISATDPVTVLAIFSDLHVDVNLYALVFGEAVLNDAVAIVLSGAIEGYGSNSGGFETSAFFKAIWDFLVTFSMSLFIGSFMGCITAIITKFTRLKDFPNLETSLFFLMSYSTFLMAEAADLTGIVAVLFCGICQAHYTYNNLSVESQMATKTLFDLFNFLSENFIFSYIGVSMFTFDHHKWDVGFICIAFVAIIVGRFMNIYPLSLLLNIGRRPKIPVNFMNMLFFSGLRGAIAFALAIRNTSSDSRKAILTTTSLIVIVTVILCGGLTTQVLSWLGIPVDVEDEETRHLNNFQPIRNDYKSIDDSRGPGSEDGGESDSCNQTSSMFEKAWLFRVWSQFDVRFMKPFLTNSRPTLLDTLPICCAPLARLLTTTDQLTQDHDPLNDDMPLDDSLISSGGVRTSIDTGRQHS
- the Nhe3 gene encoding sodium/hydrogen exchanger 6 isoform X9, which produces MAGEHHVGVLAISFTSLLHYASAKASLGTDIALDEKYWVTHRIDSLNILLYTFLLILTVVTIWIFKYRRARYLHETGLAVIYGLIVGAILRYSGDRTSLSHMVVVPENDSKYTDNVPPDTLWLRYAGAKASQNRTYGYSFKGEIPESLENEIVQKATFDPEIFFNILLPPIIFSAGYSLKRKHFFKNLGAIFTFAFLGTTISTFVVGGLVYGFLWLIGSSYSFIDCLLFGALISATDPVTVLAIFSDLHVDVNLYALVFGEAVLNDAVAIVLSGAIEGYGSNSGGFETSAFFKAIWDFLVTFSMSLFIGSFMGCITAIITKFTRLKDFPNLETSLFFLMSYSTFLMAEAADLTGIVAVLFCGICQAHYTYNNLSVESQMATKTLFDLFNFLSENFIFSYIGVSMFTFDHHKWDVGFICIAFVAIIVGRFMNIYPLSLLLNIGRRPKIPVNFMNMLFFSGLRGAIAFALAIRNTSSDSRKAILTTTSLIVIVTVILCGGLTTQVLSWLGIPVDVEDEETRHLNNFQPIRNGPGSEDGGESDSCNQTSSMFEKAWLFRVWSQFDVRFMKPFLTNSRPTLLDTLPICCAPLARLLTTTDQLTQDHDPLNDDMPLDDSLISSGGVRTSIDTGRQCPRVV
- the Nhe3 gene encoding sodium/hydrogen exchanger 6 isoform X12, giving the protein MAGEHHVGVLAISFTSLLHYASAKASLGTDIALDEKYWVTHRIDSLNILLYTFLLILTVVTIWIFKYRRARYLHETGLAVIYGLIVGAILRYSGDRTSLSHMVVVPENDSKYTDNVPPDTLWLRYAGAKASQNRTYGYSFKGEIPESLENEIVQKATFDPEIFFNILLPPIIFSAGYSLKRKHFFKNLGAIFTFAFLGTTISTFVVGGLVYGFLWLIGSSYSFIDCLLFGALISATDPVTVLAIFSDLHVDVNLYALVFGEAVLNDAVAIVLSGAIEGYGSNSGGFETSAFFKAIWDFLVTFSMSLFIGSFMGCITAIITKFTRLKDFPNLETSLFFLMSYSTFLMAEAADLTGIVAVLFCGICQAHYTYNNLSVESQMATKTLFDLFNFLSENFIFSYIGVSMFTFDHHKWDVGFICIAFVAIIVGRFMNIYPLSLLLNIGRRPKIPVNFMNMLFFSGLRGAIAFALAIRNTSSDSRKAILTTTSLIVIVTVILCGGLTTQVLSWLGIPVDVEDEETRHLNNFQPIRNDYKSIDDSRGPGSEDGGESDSCNQTSSMFEKAWLFRVWSQFDVRFMKPFLTNSRPTLLDTLPICCAPLARLLTTTDQLTQRERDSGDNRSQLSIDAQNFM
- the Nhe3 gene encoding sodium/hydrogen exchanger 6 isoform X2, which gives rise to MAGEHHVGVLAISFTSLLHYASAKASLGTDIALDEKYWVTHRIDSLNILLYTFLLILTVVTIWIFKYRRARYLHETGLAVIYGLIVGAILRYSGDRTSLSHMVVVPENDSKYTDNVPPDTLWLRYAGAKASQNRTYGYSFKGEIPESLENEIVQKATFDPEIFFNILLPPIIFSAGYSLKRKHFFKNLGAIFTFAFLGTTISTFVVGGLVYGFLWLIGSSYSFIDCLLFGALISATDPVTVLAIFSDLHVDVNLYALVFGEAVLNDAVAIVLSGAIEGYGSNSGGFETSAFFKAIWDFLVTFSMSLFIGSFMGCITAIITKFTRLKDFPNLETSLFFLMSYSTFLMAEAADLTGIVAVLFCGICQAHYTYNNLSVESQMATKTLFDLFNFLSENFIFSYIGVSMFTFDHHKWDVGFICIAFVAIIVGRFMNIYPLSLLLNIGRRPKIPVNFMNMLFFSGLRGAIAFALAIRNTSSDSRKAILTTTSLIVIVTVILCGGLTTQVLSWLGIPVDVEDEETRHLNNFQPIRNGPGSEDGGESDSCNQTSSMFEKAWLFRVWSQFDVRFMKPFLTNSRPTLLDTLPICCAPLARLLTTTDQLTQDHDPLNDDMPLDDSLISSGGVRTSIDTGRQSVTNPLYAGDLGLGSAGSVPTRVSVLGSRGQDL
- the Nhe3 gene encoding sodium/hydrogen exchanger 6 isoform X10 produces the protein MAGEHHVGVLAISFTSLLHYASAKASLGTDIALDEKYWVTHRIDSLNILLYTFLLILTVVTIWIFKYRRARYLHETGLAVIYGLIVGAILRYSGDRTSLSHMVVVPENDSKYTDNVPPDTLWLRYAGAKASQNRTYGYSFKGEIPESLENEIVQKATFDPEIFFNILLPPIIFSAGYSLKRKHFFKNLGAIFTFAFLGTTISTFVVGGLVYGFLWLIGSSYSFIDCLLFGALISATDPVTVLAIFSDLHVDVNLYALVFGEAVLNDAVAIVLSGAIEGYGSNSGGFETSAFFKAIWDFLVTFSMSLFIGSFMGCITAIITKFTRLKDFPNLETSLFFLMSYSTFLMAEAADLTGIVAVLFCGICQAHYTYNNLSVESQMATKTLFDLFNFLSENFIFSYIGVSMFTFDHHKWDVGFICIAFVAIIVGRFMNIYPLSLLLNIGRRPKIPVNFMNMLFFSGLRGAIAFALAIRNTSSDSRKAILTTTSLIVIVTVILCGGLTTQVLSWLGIPVDVEDEETRHLNNFQPIRNGPGSEDGGESDSCNQTSSMFEKAWLFRVWSQFDVRFMKPFLTNSRPTLLDTLPICCAPLARLLTTTDQLTQSVTNPLYAGDLGLGSAGSVPTRVSVLGSRGQDL
- the Nhe3 gene encoding sodium/hydrogen exchanger 6 isoform X7 translates to MAGEHHVGVLAISFTSLLHYASAKASLGTDIALDEKYWVTHRIDSLNILLYTFLLILTVVTIWIFKYRRARYLHETGLAVIYGLIVGAILRYSGDRTSLSHMVVVPENDSKYTDNVPPDTLWLRYAGAKASQNRTYGYSFKGEIPESLENEIVQKATFDPEIFFNILLPPIIFSAGYSLKRKHFFKNLGAIFTFAFLGTTISTFVVGGLVYGFLWLIGSSYSFIDCLLFGALISATDPVTVLAIFSDLHVDVNLYALVFGEAVLNDAVAIVLSGAIEGYGSNSGGFETSAFFKAIWDFLVTFSMSLFIGSFMGCITAIITKFTRLKDFPNLETSLFFLMSYSTFLMAEAADLTGIVAVLFCGICQAHYTYNNLSVESQMATKTLFDLFNFLSENFIFSYIGVSMFTFDHHKWDVGFICIAFVAIIVGRFMNIYPLSLLLNIGRRPKIPVNFMNMLFFSGLRGAIAFALAIRNTSSDSRKAILTTTSLIVIVTVILCGGLTTQVLSWLGIPVDVEDEETRHLNNFQPIRNDYKSIDDSRGPGSEDGGESDSCNQTSSMFEKAWLFRVWSQFDVRFMKPFLTNSRPTLLDTLPICCAPLARLLTTTDQLTQSVTNPLYAGDLGLGSAGSVPTRVSVLGSRGQDL
- the Nhe3 gene encoding sodium/hydrogen exchanger 6 isoform X4, with the protein product MAGEHHVGVLAISFTSLLHYASAKASLGTDIALDEKYWVTHRIDSLNILLYTFLLILTVVTIWIFKYRRARYLHETGLAVIYGLIVGAILRYSGDRTSLSHMVVVPENDSKYTDNVPPDTLWLRYAGAKASQNRTYGYSFKGEIPESLENEIVQKATFDPEIFFNILLPPIIFSAGYSLKRKHFFKNLGAIFTFAFLGTTISTFVVGGLVYGFLWLIGSSYSFIDCLLFGALISATDPVTVLAIFSDLHVDVNLYALVFGEAVLNDAVAIVLSGAIEGYGSNSGGFETSAFFKAIWDFLVTFSMSLFIGSFMGCITAIITKFTRLKDFPNLETSLFFLMSYSTFLMAEAADLTGIVAVLFCGICQAHYTYNNLSVESQMATKTLFDLFNFLSENFIFSYIGVSMFTFDHHKWDVGFICIAFVAIIVGRFMNIYPLSLLLNIGRRPKIPVNFMNMLFFSGLRGAIAFALAIRNTSSDSRKAILTTTSLIVIVTVILCGGLTTQVLSWLGIPVDVEDEETRHLNNFQPIRNGPGSEDGGESDSCNQTSSMFEKAWLFRVWSQFDVRFMKPFLTNSRPTLLDTLPICCAPLARLLTTTDQLTQDHDPLNDDMPLDDSLISSGGVRTSIDTGRQRERDSGDNRSQLSIDAQNFM
- the Nhe3 gene encoding sodium/hydrogen exchanger 6 isoform X11 — encoded protein: MAGEHHVGVLAISFTSLLHYASAKASLGTDIALDEKYWVTHRIDSLNILLYTFLLILTVVTIWIFKYRRARYLHETGLAVIYGLIVGAILRYSGDRTSLSHMVVVPENDSKYTDNVPPDTLWLRYAGAKASQNRTYGYSFKGEIPESLENEIVQKATFDPEIFFNILLPPIIFSAGYSLKRKHFFKNLGAIFTFAFLGTTISTFVVGGLVYGFLWLIGSSYSFIDCLLFGALISATDPVTVLAIFSDLHVDVNLYALVFGEAVLNDAVAIVLSGAIEGYGSNSGGFETSAFFKAIWDFLVTFSMSLFIGSFMGCITAIITKFTRLKDFPNLETSLFFLMSYSTFLMAEAADLTGIVAVLFCGICQAHYTYNNLSVESQMATKTLFDLFNFLSENFIFSYIGVSMFTFDHHKWDVGFICIAFVAIIVGRFMNIYPLSLLLNIGRRPKIPVNFMNMLFFSGLRGAIAFALAIRNTSSDSRKAILTTTSLIVIVTVILCGGLTTQVLSWLGIPVDVEDEETRHLNNFQPIRNGPGSEDGGESDSCNQTSSMFEKAWLFRVWSQFDVRFMKPFLTNSRPTLLDTLPICCAPLARLLTTTDQLTQDHDPLNDDMPLDDSLISSGGVRTSIDTGRQHS
- the Nhe3 gene encoding sodium/hydrogen exchanger 7 isoform X1, whose product is MAGEHHVGVLAISFTSLLHYASAKASLGTDIALDEKYWVTHRIDSLNILLYTFLLILTVVTIWIFKYRRARYLHETGLAVIYGLIVGAILRYSGDRTSLSHMVVVPENDSKYTDNVPPDTLWLRYAGAKASQNRTYGYSFKGEIPESLENEIVQKATFDPEIFFNILLPPIIFSAGYSLKRKHFFKNLGAIFTFAFLGTTISTFVVGGLVYGFLWLIGSSYSFIDCLLFGALISATDPVTVLAIFSDLHVDVNLYALVFGEAVLNDAVAIVLSGAIEGYGSNSGGFETSAFFKAIWDFLVTFSMSLFIGSFMGCITAIITKFTRLKDFPNLETSLFFLMSYSTFLMAEAADLTGIVAVLFCGICQAHYTYNNLSVESQMATKTLFDLFNFLSENFIFSYIGVSMFTFDHHKWDVGFICIAFVAIIVGRFMNIYPLSLLLNIGRRPKIPVNFMNMLFFSGLRGAIAFALAIRNTSSDSRKAILTTTSLIVIVTVILCGGLTTQVLSWLGIPVDVEDEETRHLNNFQPIRNDYKSIDDSRGPGSEDGGESDSCNQTSSMFEKAWLFRVWSQFDVRFMKPFLTNSRPTLLDTLPICCAPLARLLTTTDQLTQDHDPLNDDMPLDDSLISSGGVRTSIDTGRQSVTNPLYAGDLGLGSAGSVPTRVSVLGSRGQDL
- the Nhe3 gene encoding sodium/hydrogen exchanger 7 isoform X3; translation: MAGEHHVGVLAISFTSLLHYASAKASLGTDIALDEKYWVTHRIDSLNILLYTFLLILTVVTIWIFKYRRARYLHETGLAVIYGLIVGAILRYSGDRTSLSHMVVVPENDSKYTDNVPPDTLWLRYAGAKASQNRTYGYSFKGEIPESLENEIVQKATFDPEIFFNILLPPIIFSAGYSLKRKHFFKNLGAIFTFAFLGTTISTFVVGGLVYGFLWLIGSSYSFIDCLLFGALISATDPVTVLAIFSDLHVDVNLYALVFGEAVLNDAVAIVLSGAIEGYGSNSGGFETSAFFKAIWDFLVTFSMSLFIGSFMGCITAIITKFTRLKDFPNLETSLFFLMSYSTFLMAEAADLTGIVAVLFCGICQAHYTYNNLSVESQMATKTLFDLFNFLSENFIFSYIGVSMFTFDHHKWDVGFICIAFVAIIVGRFMNIYPLSLLLNIGRRPKIPVNFMNMLFFSGLRGAIAFALAIRNTSSDSRKAILTTTSLIVIVTVILCGGLTTQVLSWLGIPVDVEDEETRHLNNFQPIRNDYKSIDDSRGPGSEDGGESDSCNQTSSMFEKAWLFRVWSQFDVRFMKPFLTNSRPTLLDTLPICCAPLARLLTTTDQLTQDHDPLNDDMPLDDSLISSGGVRTSIDTGRQRERDSGDNRSQLSIDAQNFM